TTTCTTTCCCCTTGATGATGCAATTTCCCAATTCCGACTGGCTGGCAGCATTTACGAAGGTCATGTAGAACCTGATGTTGCAGGAGTCGAATGGGCAAGCGGGAATCTTGGTCAGGGGTTGTCAGCAGGAGTCGGTTTTGCTCTCGGATGTCGTCAGCAGGAAATTAAGAATCATATTTTCGTTTTGATGGGAGACGGAGAACAACAGAAAGGTCAGATCAGCGAAGCTCGCAGATTTGCAAAAAAATATAATTTGAATAATATCACTGCTTTTGTGGATTACAATAAACTTCAGATATGTGGTGATATAAACAAGGTTATGCCGCAGAATATTCTGGAAAATTACATTTCCGATGGTTGGGATGTGATCGAGATCGATGGTCATAATTTTACGGAGATCCAGGATGCGATCTTTGATGCGGTCAATAATGAGAATCCAACTTTGATCTTAGCTCATACTGTTATGGGAAAAGGTATTTCCTTTATGGAGAATGATGAGAAATACCATGGTTCGACGATTTCCGCAGAAAAGCTCGATCTGGCTTTGAAGGAACTCGGATTGGAAAATAACCTTATCAAATATAAGAAGTTGAGAGAAGAATTCAAACCTCATAATGCTGATCATAATAACAAAATTTCACAACAAAAAGACTTTAATCTCAATATTGGAAATCCCATAATTTATACAGAAAAAACCGATAACCGTTCTGCCTGGGGAAATGCAATCGCAGATTTAGTAAATAGAAATGAGAAATTAGAAATGAGAAATTCACTTGCTGTCTTTGATTGTGACTTGCAGGGAAGTGTAAAAACCAATAAATTTGCAGAGATTCTACCTGAAAATTTTTATGAGAGCGGAATTATGGAACATCATACTGCAGTTTGTGCGGGAGCTATGTCAAAGGAAAATATCCAGATTTTCTTTGCTGATTTCGGTGTTTTTGGAGTCGATGAAACTTATAACCAGCATCGCTTGAATGATATTAATAACACCAATCTGAAAGTGATCACAACACATGTCGGACTCGATGTGGGAGAGGATGGCAAAACTCATCAATGCATCGATTATCTGGGAGTGATGAAGAGCCTTTATCATTTCAAGACGATCATTCCTGCTGATCCAAACCAGACTGATCGGATCATCAGATATATTTCCAAAAAATATGGAAATTTCCTGATCCCGATGGGAAGAAGTAAATTAGAAATAATCAAAGATACAGAAGGAAATATCTTCTTTGATGAAAATTACAAATTTGAATACGGAAAAGCAGACCTTTTGCGAAAGGGAAAAGAAGCAGCACTTTTCGTGATGGGAACATTAACAAATCGTGCCCTCGAAATTGCAGACAGATTATACGATCTAGGAATTTCCCTACAAGTCTGGAATGTTTCCTGTCCGCTCAATCTCGATAAAGAAGCTTTAAAGAAAGCAGCAAAAACCGGAATTATCTTTACTTATGAAGACCATAATGTGAATACCGGACTTGGGAATTCGATTGCAGATAAATTGATGCAACTCGGATTATCGTGTGAATTTTATAAATTCGGAGTTGAGGATTATGCTCTTTCCGGTAAATCTGAAGATGTTTTCAAATATTGCAGATTGGATGTTGATTCTGTAGTTAACAGAATTTTAGAAAAGATTAGTTAAAAATAAATTATGAGTTCAGCATAATTGGGTATTTTTCAGTGGAATTCAAAAAAATGTCTTTGCGAGGTTTCTGATATAAAACTCCAATGAAGCAATCTACATCTTCAACTTAATGACAAGAAAGAGATTACTTCGATAGAAGCCGGCAAGAGAGAACTCGTAATGACAAAGTTATTACGAAAATAACTCAGTTTTACAGAATTCGAAAATTAAGAAATAACAAGGAGAAAGTTATGTCAAGATGGTCATCTAAAATTAAGGATAGCATTAAAATTGCCAGCAATTTTCAAGAGCCAAA
This DNA window, taken from Candidatus Cloacimonadota bacterium, encodes the following:
- a CDS encoding transketolase, with the protein product MNPNRKKLAQIELSKIKEKANIARGAILKMTTLANSGHPGGSMSTVDFLLTLYHLINIDPKKPKWEERDRVIISHGHIAPAVYATLGLLDFFPLDDAISQFRLAGSIYEGHVEPDVAGVEWASGNLGQGLSAGVGFALGCRQQEIKNHIFVLMGDGEQQKGQISEARRFAKKYNLNNITAFVDYNKLQICGDINKVMPQNILENYISDGWDVIEIDGHNFTEIQDAIFDAVNNENPTLILAHTVMGKGISFMENDEKYHGSTISAEKLDLALKELGLENNLIKYKKLREEFKPHNADHNNKISQQKDFNLNIGNPIIYTEKTDNRSAWGNAIADLVNRNEKLEMRNSLAVFDCDLQGSVKTNKFAEILPENFYESGIMEHHTAVCAGAMSKENIQIFFADFGVFGVDETYNQHRLNDINNTNLKVITTHVGLDVGEDGKTHQCIDYLGVMKSLYHFKTIIPADPNQTDRIIRYISKKYGNFLIPMGRSKLEIIKDTEGNIFFDENYKFEYGKADLLRKGKEAALFVMGTLTNRALEIADRLYDLGISLQVWNVSCPLNLDKEALKKAAKTGIIFTYEDHNVNTGLGNSIADKLMQLGLSCEFYKFGVEDYALSGKSEDVFKYCRLDVDSVVNRILEKIS